ACAGCTGGCTTGGGACCACGTATCAGGCGAGCATTCCTTTACTGCCCTAATGGTCGCCAAGCACTTTGTAAAATCATTTCCGCCATGTCATTAACTATTTGGACGGACACTTGATCAGGGCAGGTCCGTCCAGTTCAGGAAGGTTTTACCGTAGTAGCTGAATTTTTGCTAGCATTTTTTTGACTTTGTGACTAatagtggcggatccaggaccccgggatcagggggttcaaaatttttaaatgaacacatcgataaaaatataattaaaaataactttaatatgtttatacatagaaagtatacaagtcatagttgatacaaataagtgggtttttgatgcaaataggtgcaaaacttagtctactagtataatttaaaattttcagtgggttcaaaaaaaattatataggcAAATAAGGgcaaattttttttgttcagggggttcagttgaaccccctgaactCAAGGTAGATCCGCCCGGGTGACTATACCCATGTTAAGATAAAATGTTTATCAACTTTTTATATAttccattttctaaaaaaataatttactgTATTAAATTATAGAGAAACACAATGGATAGTcatttttccgatgtatcaaaaaaaaatagaaaaacacaATGGATAGTCACACGTGCCTTTGGATTTCATTCAAAAACTTTTCATTATCTTCAAAATTTTGAAGAACGCGCCAAGGAGGGAAAACGAAAAAGCGACCCTCTTGCTGAGAAACCAATCCACTCCGTCAGAACTCACGAAACAAAGATCCAACGGTCCACGTCATCGATCCGCACCCAACCCCGCTCAACCAATCAAATCGCAGAGAGCCAACCTATATAAACAACACACACAGCAATCTAAGTTTCACACACCAAATTTCCCAACCCTCTCAATCAATCTCTCTGATCGCTCGCTCTGAAAATGGCAAAGGGAGACAAGAAGCCAGCGGAGAAAAAGCCAGCGGCGGCGGAGGAGAAGGCCGCGGCGGCGGAGAAGAAACCCCGGGCGGAGAAGAAGATCCCAGCGAAGGAAGGCGGTGCCGCCGgtgacaagaagaagaagaggtcgAAGAAGAACGTGGAAACTTACAAGATCTACATCTTCAAGGTGCTGAAGCAGGTTCACCCTGACATCGGAATCTCCAGCAAGGCCATGGGAATCATGAACAGCTTCATCAATGACATCTTCGAGAAGCTCGCTCAGGAGTCTTCTCGTCTTGCTCGCTACAACAAGAAGCCGACGATTACCTCCAGGGAGATTCAGACCGCCGTGAGATTGGTTCTCCCCGGCGAGCTTGCCAAGCACGCTGTGTCTGAAGGCACCAAGGCGGTTACCAAGTTTACTAGCTCTTAGGGTTTGGGTTTCGATGTTGctgttttttttgttgttgacaGTTTAGGTTTGTTGCGCTTGTAAAGGGTAGTTTGTTTTGGAATTATCGATGGTGATGAATTGCTGAATAGAATTGGGCTTAAACTGATTTGAGCTTGAAGATGTACccctttgtttttgttgataaaTGTGGACTTTTTCAATTTCGTGTGTTCAGATTTGTTATATAGCTTAACATAAAATATACAATGAAATATGTTAAAATACAAATTTGTATATTGAAACTAAGGTTAACAATTTATCATTGTTGAAAACTAGGTTTAAAAGGGATAAATAAACAAGTAGCATGAATGTTTCTTTCACCACCTGCACCTCTTGCCATTTTATGCTTTGTAGTTTCTATTCACTCAATTCAAGACTGGTATTAGATTacccagaactcaaaacagtcTTTTTCACTTTGGACTCTTTGTTCTTTACCCCTTTTGCTGTATTGGATTTGCCCCATGGTTATAACTGGTTGCCAACTGAAACCCTGATATTGAAAATTATCTTTGGATTGAATCTTGAGTGTTAAGTTGGTATAGGGTCACAAAGCGTTCTGTCTTGGCTTTGGATTTTACtataaggtagcgtttggtagacaagTCTGAACAGGATGGAACGGGACAAATAGGTTCTGTTCCGCGTTTGTCaggtttttaagatggaacagAACAGGACAAAAAAACTCTTAGAACGGGACACTTTAGTTCCGTagaaaagggtggaacggaaaGGAACAGAACGGAACAccttattaaaattattaaaaagacAATATTACCCTGAATCTATTTTCATATTTCCTTATCTTTACccttttctcttctctgtttCTCAGCATCCATCCTTAcgtcttttattttcttctgcATAATCAAATATTTTGTTCAATgtctcatttctttcttttgacaaAAACAAATTACCTTTCTGTAAATCAATGCTTCCAGATCCCTCTATCAATTTCTCTTCCAATTTTTCCTTACTCCATTGTTGTGATCTTTCTCAATTGCCACAATCAAAGTTCATGGAACCCCCAAAT
This portion of the Lotus japonicus ecotype B-129 chromosome 3, LjGifu_v1.2 genome encodes:
- the LOC130748264 gene encoding histone H2B.10-like, encoding MAKGDKKPAEKKPAAAEEKAAAAEKKPRAEKKIPAKEGGAAGDKKKKRSKKNVETYKIYIFKVLKQVHPDIGISSKAMGIMNSFINDIFEKLAQESSRLARYNKKPTITSREIQTAVRLVLPGELAKHAVSEGTKAVTKFTSS